From the Accumulibacter sp. genome, one window contains:
- a CDS encoding CopD family protein, whose translation MLTVKVLHLWMVVSWFAGLFYLPRIFVNLAMVPAGSEAERQRLLLMAGKLYRFMTPIGVLAIALGFWLWFGFGFGGGWLHAKTALVLLLVAYHAYCGRLLRDFAAGRNRHGHVWYRWFNELPVLLLLAATYLAVVKPF comes from the coding sequence ATGCTGACGGTCAAGGTGCTGCATCTGTGGATGGTGGTGAGCTGGTTCGCGGGGCTGTTCTACCTGCCGCGGATCTTCGTGAACCTGGCGATGGTGCCTGCGGGCAGCGAGGCCGAGCGGCAGCGACTGCTGCTGATGGCCGGCAAGCTGTATCGCTTCATGACGCCGATCGGCGTGCTGGCGATCGCCCTGGGTTTCTGGCTGTGGTTCGGCTTTGGCTTTGGTGGCGGCTGGCTGCACGCGAAGACGGCGCTGGTGCTGTTGCTGGTCGCCTATCATGCGTACTGCGGCCGCCTGCTGCGCGACTTCGCGGCCGGGCGAAATCGGCACGGGCACGTCTGGTATCGCTGGTTCAACGAGTTGCCGGTGCTGTTGCTGCTGGCAGCGACCTACCTCGCCGTGGTCAAGCCTTTCTAG
- a CDS encoding THUMP domain-containing class I SAM-dependent RNA methyltransferase, protein MERFFASCPRGLEHLLADDLLAAGAGQLEAIAGGVHFSGEWPVCYRANLDSRIATRVLWRVARAPYASEDDVYRLALETPWPRWFLTRQTIRVDVTAQKSPLRSIEFITLRIKDAVCDRFRRDSGSRPSVDTRQPDVRIQAFLNQSECTLYVDTSGAPLHQRGFRQKTVDAPLKENLAAGILRLSGWQPGVPLLDPMCGSGTFLLEAAQMALGWAPGARREFAFQRLRQFQPELWQGLLERARAGERAVTERAIFGSDISPVAVRAALANLDRAGLLPAVRLAAGDLLEIEAPAARGIMVSNPPYGERVSDDDELARFYPLLGSALKRHFAGWTCCLISADTRLPRMVRLTPSRRTPLFNGALECRLYEFRMVAGSNRG, encoded by the coding sequence ATGGAACGATTTTTTGCCAGTTGCCCACGCGGCCTGGAACATCTGCTGGCCGACGACCTGCTGGCGGCCGGCGCCGGCCAACTGGAAGCGATTGCCGGCGGGGTGCATTTCAGCGGCGAATGGCCGGTCTGCTACCGCGCCAATCTCGACTCGCGGATTGCCACCCGCGTCCTCTGGCGGGTGGCGCGGGCGCCCTATGCCAGCGAGGACGACGTCTATCGTCTGGCACTGGAGACGCCGTGGCCACGCTGGTTCCTGACGCGGCAGACGATCCGGGTCGATGTCACGGCGCAGAAGAGTCCGCTCAGGAGCATCGAGTTCATCACGCTGCGCATCAAGGACGCTGTCTGTGATCGTTTCCGACGCGACTCGGGCAGCCGCCCGAGCGTCGATACGCGCCAGCCCGACGTCAGGATTCAGGCTTTCCTCAACCAGAGCGAATGCACCCTGTATGTCGATACCTCGGGCGCACCGCTCCATCAACGCGGCTTCCGGCAGAAGACCGTCGACGCGCCGCTGAAGGAGAACCTTGCCGCCGGCATCCTTCGCCTCAGTGGCTGGCAGCCGGGTGTGCCGTTGCTCGACCCGATGTGTGGCAGTGGCACCTTTCTTCTCGAGGCGGCGCAGATGGCGCTCGGTTGGGCGCCGGGCGCTCGGCGCGAGTTCGCCTTTCAGCGCCTGCGGCAGTTTCAGCCGGAGCTCTGGCAGGGCCTTCTTGAGCGGGCACGAGCCGGGGAGCGTGCGGTGACGGAGAGGGCCATCTTCGGCAGCGACATCTCGCCGGTGGCCGTGCGCGCAGCCCTTGCCAATCTCGATCGCGCCGGGCTGCTGCCGGCGGTGCGTCTCGCTGCCGGCGATCTGCTCGAGATCGAGGCGCCGGCCGCGAGGGGCATCATGGTCAGCAATCCGCCGTACGGCGAGCGGGTTTCCGACGACGACGAGCTGGCGCGTTTCTACCCCTTGCTGGGCAGTGCCCTGAAGCGCCATTTCGCCGGCTGGACCTGCTGCCTGATCAGCGCCGATACCCGCCTGCCTCGGATGGTGCGGCTGACACCCAGCCGCAGGACGCCGTTGTTCAACGGCGCTCTGGAGTGCCGGCTTTACGAGTTCCGCATGGTTGCCGGCAGCAACCGCGGCTGA
- a CDS encoding PilT/PilU family type 4a pilus ATPase → MENDQALKFMHELLRLMVQKHGSDLFITANFPPAIKVDGKVIPVSSQPLLPQHSAELARSLMNDRQASEFEATKECNFAISPSGIGRFRVNALVQQGRVAVVCRTINLAVPTLEELGLPPVLKDIAMTLRGLVIFVGGTGTGKTTSLAALVDHRNQNSQGHIITIEDPIEFVHEHKKSIVTQREIGVDTDTWEVALKNTLRQAPNVIMMGEIRDRATMDYAIAFAETGHLCLATLHANSANQAIDRVINFFPEERRHQLLMDLSLNLRALVSQRLLPKKDGKGRVPAIEIMLNSPLISDLIFKGQVQEIKDVMKRSRELGMQTFDQALFDLYEAGLITYTDALRNADSLNDLRLQIKLHGKESKDRDLTAGLGHLGIVE, encoded by the coding sequence ATGGAAAACGATCAGGCTTTGAAGTTCATGCATGAACTGCTGCGCCTGATGGTCCAGAAACACGGATCAGACCTCTTCATCACGGCGAACTTCCCGCCGGCGATCAAGGTCGATGGCAAGGTGATCCCGGTGTCGAGCCAACCGCTGCTGCCGCAGCACTCGGCAGAACTGGCGCGATCGCTGATGAACGACCGCCAGGCATCCGAGTTCGAGGCGACCAAGGAGTGCAACTTCGCCATCTCGCCCTCCGGCATCGGTCGCTTCCGCGTCAATGCACTGGTGCAGCAGGGCCGTGTCGCAGTGGTCTGCCGGACGATCAATCTCGCCGTTCCGACGCTGGAGGAACTCGGGCTGCCGCCGGTGCTCAAGGACATCGCGATGACGCTGCGCGGTCTGGTCATCTTCGTCGGCGGTACCGGCACCGGCAAGACGACCTCACTGGCGGCACTGGTCGACCACCGCAACCAGAACAGCCAGGGACACATCATCACCATCGAGGATCCGATCGAGTTCGTGCACGAACACAAGAAGTCGATCGTCACGCAGCGCGAGATCGGTGTCGATACCGATACCTGGGAAGTGGCACTCAAGAACACCCTGCGCCAGGCACCGAACGTCATCATGATGGGGGAGATTCGCGACCGGGCGACGATGGACTACGCCATCGCCTTTGCCGAGACCGGGCACCTCTGCCTCGCGACGCTGCACGCCAACAGCGCCAACCAGGCCATCGACCGGGTGATCAACTTCTTCCCCGAGGAGCGCCGGCACCAGTTGCTGATGGACCTGTCCCTCAACCTGCGTGCGCTCGTGTCGCAGCGTCTGCTGCCGAAGAAGGACGGCAAGGGGCGCGTGCCGGCGATCGAGATCATGCTCAATTCGCCGCTCATTTCCGACCTCATCTTCAAGGGCCAGGTACAGGAGATCAAGGATGTCATGAAGCGGTCGCGCGAGCTGGGCATGCAGACCTTCGACCAGGCGCTCTTCGACCTCTACGAAGCCGGCCTGATCACCTATACCGATGCCCTGCGCAACGCCGACTCGCTCAACGACCTGCGGCTGCAGATCAAGCTGCATGGCAAGGAGTCGAAGGACCGCGATCTCACCGCCGGGCTCGGTCACCTCGGCATCGTCGAATGA
- a CDS encoding type IV pilus twitching motility protein PilT, which translates to MDITELLAFSVKNKASDLHLSAGLPPIIRVNGDVRRINLPAMEHKLVHGMVYDIMSDAQRKQYEDTRECDFSFEIPNLARFRVNAFVQNRGAGAVFRTIPSKVLTLEDLNCPRIFKDISEYPRGIVLVTGPTGSGKSTTLAAMINHVNENAYHHILTVEDPIEFVHQPKRCLINQREVGPHTLSFQNALRSALREDPDVILVGEMRDLETIRLALTGAETGHLVFATLHTSSAAKTIDRIIDVFPAAEKEMVRSMLSESLRAVISQTLLKTKDGQGRVAAHEILIGTPAIRNLIRENKVAQMYSSLQTGQQFGMQTLDQALIELVRRNIVSAPEARMKAANKDAIPGA; encoded by the coding sequence ATGGACATCACCGAACTCCTGGCTTTCAGCGTCAAGAACAAGGCTTCCGACCTCCACCTTTCTGCCGGTCTGCCACCGATCATCCGCGTCAACGGGGATGTCCGGCGGATCAACCTGCCGGCGATGGAGCACAAGCTCGTGCACGGCATGGTGTACGACATCATGAGCGACGCGCAGCGCAAGCAGTACGAGGATACCCGCGAGTGCGACTTCTCCTTCGAAATTCCCAACCTCGCCCGTTTCAGGGTCAATGCCTTCGTGCAGAATCGCGGCGCCGGTGCCGTCTTCCGGACGATTCCGTCGAAGGTCCTGACCCTGGAGGACCTCAACTGCCCGCGCATCTTCAAGGACATCTCGGAGTATCCGCGCGGAATCGTCCTCGTCACGGGGCCCACCGGCTCCGGCAAGTCGACCACCCTGGCGGCGATGATCAACCACGTCAACGAGAACGCCTACCACCACATCCTCACAGTCGAGGACCCGATCGAGTTTGTACACCAGCCGAAGCGCTGCCTGATCAACCAGCGCGAAGTCGGACCGCACACACTTTCCTTCCAGAACGCGCTGCGCTCGGCACTGCGCGAGGACCCGGACGTGATTCTCGTCGGCGAGATGCGCGACCTCGAAACCATCCGGCTCGCACTGACCGGCGCCGAGACCGGTCACCTCGTCTTCGCCACCCTGCATACTTCGAGCGCAGCCAAGACGATCGACCGCATCATCGACGTCTTTCCGGCGGCCGAGAAGGAAATGGTGCGCTCGATGCTCTCCGAGTCGCTGCGGGCGGTCATCTCGCAGACCCTGCTGAAGACCAAGGACGGACAGGGACGCGTCGCGGCACACGAAATCCTGATCGGAACGCCGGCCATCCGCAACCTGATTCGCGAGAACAAGGTGGCGCAGATGTACTCCTCGTTGCAGACCGGGCAGCAGTTCGGCATGCAGACGCTCGACCAGGCATTGATCGAACTCGTCCGGCGCAACATCGTCTCGGCACCGGAGGCACGCATGAAGGCGGCCAACAAGGACGCCATCCCTGGCGCATAG
- a CDS encoding YggS family pyridoxal phosphate-dependent enzyme: MTTLPAKLQAVRARIAHAARLYGREPAAIRLLAVSKTWPAAALRELAAAGQKAFGESYVQEAVGKIDELRDLEIEWHFIGALQANKSRLVAESFDWVHSVDSLRIAQRLAAQRPATMRELSVCLQVNISGEASKAGAPPSAVPALAQAVAALPRLRLRGLMAIPEASSDFAAQRSSFRRLRELLQRLQADGLVLDSLSMGMSHDLEAAIAEGATLLRVGTAIFGERR; the protein is encoded by the coding sequence ATGACCACACTTCCCGCCAAGCTGCAAGCCGTCCGCGCCCGAATCGCCCACGCGGCGCGGCTTTACGGCCGCGAGCCGGCTGCCATCCGGCTGCTCGCCGTGAGCAAGACCTGGCCGGCAGCGGCGCTGCGCGAGCTGGCTGCCGCCGGCCAGAAGGCCTTCGGCGAGAGCTACGTGCAGGAAGCGGTGGGCAAGATCGATGAACTGCGCGACCTGGAGATCGAGTGGCATTTCATCGGCGCGCTGCAGGCCAACAAGTCCCGTCTGGTGGCAGAATCCTTCGACTGGGTGCACTCCGTCGATTCGCTGCGCATCGCCCAAAGGCTTGCCGCGCAGCGTCCGGCGACGATGCGCGAGCTGTCGGTCTGCCTGCAGGTGAACATCAGTGGCGAGGCGAGCAAGGCAGGTGCTCCGCCGTCGGCTGTGCCGGCTCTCGCGCAGGCGGTGGCGGCGCTGCCGCGACTCCGCCTGCGCGGCCTGATGGCGATTCCGGAAGCAAGCAGCGACTTCGCGGCACAACGCTCCTCCTTTCGTCGCCTGCGGGAACTTTTGCAGCGTTTGCAAGCCGATGGATTGGTGCTCGATTCGCTGTCGATGGGCATGTCGCACGATCTCGAGGCGGCCATAGCGGAAGGTGCGACATTGCTGCGCGTGGGTACGGCGATTTTTGGTGAGAGACGATGA
- the proC gene encoding pyrroline-5-carboxylate reductase, which yields MKITFLGGGNMANALIGGLVKTGFAASDIAVIELGAQGRARLRVAYGVRCYEAASAAALDCDALLLSVKPQQMREACPPLLPFLRQQLVISIAAGLRLADVSRWLGGYGRIVRAMPNTPALIGAGVTGLCAMAAVSMAERLGAERILQAVGSTLWIADEEKMDAVTAISGSGPAYVFLFIEALQQAAGDLGLTPAQARQLSIDTVLGAARLAAQSDEAACVLRERVTSKGGTTEAALRTMEQRCVKEGFIAGVLAANSRGRELGELLGQDG from the coding sequence ATGAAGATCACTTTCCTTGGTGGTGGCAACATGGCCAATGCGCTGATCGGCGGGCTGGTGAAGACCGGCTTTGCTGCTTCGGACATCGCGGTCATCGAGCTCGGTGCGCAAGGACGGGCGCGGCTGCGCGTGGCCTACGGCGTGCGCTGCTATGAGGCTGCCAGTGCGGCGGCGCTCGACTGCGACGCCCTTCTGCTGTCGGTGAAGCCGCAGCAGATGCGCGAGGCCTGTCCGCCGCTGCTGCCGTTCCTCAGGCAACAACTGGTCATCAGCATCGCCGCCGGTCTGCGTCTGGCGGATGTGTCGCGTTGGCTCGGGGGCTATGGCAGGATCGTGCGCGCGATGCCCAACACGCCGGCCCTGATCGGCGCCGGCGTGACCGGCTTGTGTGCCATGGCAGCCGTCTCGATGGCCGAGCGGCTTGGCGCAGAACGGATCCTGCAGGCCGTCGGCAGCACGCTCTGGATTGCCGATGAGGAGAAGATGGACGCAGTGACCGCCATCTCGGGAAGTGGGCCGGCCTATGTCTTCCTGTTCATCGAGGCGCTGCAGCAGGCAGCCGGAGATCTTGGCCTGACGCCCGCACAGGCGAGGCAGTTGTCGATCGATACGGTTCTCGGCGCCGCACGACTCGCGGCCCAGTCGGACGAGGCGGCGTGTGTGCTGCGCGAGCGGGTGACTTCGAAGGGTGGCACGACCGAAGCGGCGCTGCGGACGATGGAGCAGCGCTGTGTCAAGGAAGGGTTCATCGCCGGCGTTCTTGCCGCCAACTCGCGCGGCCGCGAGCTTGGTGAGCTGCTCGGCCAGGATGGCTGA
- a CDS encoding YggT family protein, whose product MIVAAGLFLLDALVSFLTVALLLRFFMQACRVSFNNQLGTFVVALTNWLVRPLRRALPGFYGLDLASLLPACLLQVVYASAVFILRGGLDGAAVGAWLPLVFWYGLLATLRLAIYLLIAALLLQAVLSWISPYSPLGQPVSQLTRPVLRPIQRLLPTIGGVDLSPLVAIVLAQLLLMFL is encoded by the coding sequence ATGATCGTCGCTGCCGGCCTCTTCCTGCTCGATGCGCTGGTGTCGTTCCTGACCGTCGCGCTGCTGCTGCGTTTCTTCATGCAGGCCTGCCGGGTGTCCTTCAACAATCAGCTTGGCACTTTCGTCGTCGCGCTGACCAACTGGCTCGTCAGGCCGCTGCGCCGGGCCCTGCCCGGATTCTACGGCCTGGATCTGGCAAGCCTGTTGCCGGCATGCCTGCTGCAGGTCGTCTATGCGTCGGCGGTGTTCATCCTGCGTGGGGGCCTTGACGGCGCTGCCGTCGGGGCGTGGCTGCCGCTCGTCTTCTGGTATGGTTTGCTGGCGACGCTGCGTCTTGCCATTTACCTGCTGATCGCGGCGCTGCTGCTGCAGGCGGTGCTGTCGTGGATCAGCCCGTATTCGCCGCTGGGGCAGCCGGTATCACAATTGACCCGGCCGGTCCTGCGTCCGATCCAGCGCCTGTTGCCGACGATTGGCGGCGTCGACCTGTCGCCGCTGGTCGCCATCGTCCTCGCGCAGTTGCTCCTGATGTTCCTCTAG
- a CDS encoding DUF167 domain-containing protein has protein sequence MGQWARQVAGTLSLTLHVQPGAKRTEVVGEHGDALKVRLAAAAVDGRANAALVDLIAQRLDVPRSAVAIRSGERSRRKLLLVAGAPADAVLRLCGE, from the coding sequence GTGGGCCAATGGGCGCGGCAGGTCGCGGGAACGCTGAGCCTGACGCTGCATGTTCAACCCGGGGCGAAACGCACCGAGGTGGTCGGTGAGCACGGTGATGCACTGAAGGTTCGTCTCGCGGCAGCGGCCGTCGATGGTCGCGCGAATGCGGCCCTGGTCGACCTGATCGCACAACGGCTCGACGTGCCACGGTCGGCGGTGGCGATCCGCAGCGGCGAGAGGTCGCGGCGCAAGCTGTTGCTGGTCGCCGGAGCACCGGCCGACGCCGTGCTGCGCCTGTGCGGCGAATGA
- a CDS encoding dihydroorotase → MDEEALHICNGRLIDPANGVDAPLDLFIAGGRVAAIGQPPPGFTAQRVIDAGGLIVCPGLVDLSARLGAIEPELAAAVAGGVTSLACPPDSKPPLDEPGLVERLVRRSATVGLARVHPIGALTEQLAGERLAEMNSLARAGCIAFSQAKRAIVDTQLLLRAMQYAATFGYAVRLRPQDDFLARDGVAHDGEVASRLGLTGIPVVAESIATATALQLAAHTGVRLHLSRLSSAAAIGLVRAARDTGMRVSCDVAVHHLHLSEMDIGFFDSNARFDPPLRSASDRDALRSAVADGLAAICSDHTPVDADGKQLPFAEALPGATAVELLLPLTLLWAKQSRLPLLQALARITSDAAAILGIAAGSLAVGEAADVCLFDPDESWRITPETLRSQGKHTPYLGYELSGRVRLTLVGGKVVFEG, encoded by the coding sequence ATGGACGAGGAAGCGCTGCACATCTGCAACGGTCGTCTGATCGATCCCGCCAACGGGGTGGACGCACCACTCGACCTGTTCATCGCCGGCGGTCGCGTCGCAGCGATCGGTCAGCCACCACCAGGCTTCACGGCGCAGCGCGTCATCGACGCCGGCGGCCTGATCGTCTGCCCGGGACTGGTCGATCTGTCGGCGCGCCTGGGCGCCATCGAGCCCGAATTGGCGGCGGCCGTCGCCGGTGGCGTCACCTCGCTCGCCTGCCCGCCCGACAGCAAACCGCCGCTCGACGAACCGGGGCTGGTCGAACGACTGGTCAGGCGCAGCGCCACCGTCGGTCTGGCGCGCGTCCATCCGATCGGCGCCCTGACCGAGCAACTCGCCGGCGAGCGACTTGCCGAGATGAACAGCCTCGCGCGTGCCGGCTGCATTGCCTTCTCGCAGGCCAAACGGGCGATCGTCGACACGCAGCTCCTGTTGCGGGCCATGCAGTATGCAGCCACCTTTGGCTATGCCGTTCGCTTGCGCCCACAGGATGACTTTCTTGCCCGCGACGGCGTCGCGCACGATGGTGAAGTCGCGTCGCGGCTTGGCCTGACCGGCATCCCGGTGGTCGCCGAAAGCATCGCCACCGCAACCGCCCTGCAACTGGCGGCGCATACCGGCGTTCGACTGCACCTGTCCCGCCTCTCGTCGGCGGCAGCGATCGGGCTCGTGCGGGCGGCCAGGGACACCGGCATGCGGGTCAGCTGCGACGTCGCGGTGCACCACCTGCATCTGTCGGAGATGGACATCGGCTTTTTCGACAGCAACGCACGCTTCGACCCGCCGCTGCGTTCGGCGAGCGACCGCGACGCGCTGCGCAGCGCGGTCGCCGACGGGCTGGCGGCGATCTGTTCCGACCACACGCCGGTCGATGCGGACGGCAAGCAGCTGCCGTTCGCCGAGGCCCTGCCCGGTGCGACCGCCGTCGAACTGCTGCTGCCGTTGACCCTGCTCTGGGCCAAGCAGTCCCGGCTGCCGCTGCTGCAGGCCCTCGCCCGCATCACGTCGGACGCAGCGGCGATCCTCGGCATCGCGGCGGGGTCCCTTGCCGTCGGCGAAGCGGCCGACGTCTGCCTCTTCGATCCCGACGAATCCTGGCGCATCACCCCCGAAACCTTGCGCAGTCAGGGCAAGCACACGCCCTATCTCGGCTATGAGCTCAGCGGCCGTGTCCGCCTGACACTGGTCGGCGGCAAGGTCGTCTTCGAGGGCTGA
- a CDS encoding aspartate carbamoyltransferase catalytic subunit produces the protein MRNPQLNANGALTHLLSIEGLPREVITHILDTASSFLKVSHREVKKVPLLRGKSVFNVFFENSTRTRTTFEIAAKRLSADVINLDVTRSSTAKGETLLDTVDNLVAMHADMFVVRHAASGAPHLIADHLRRLGREDVHVVNAGDGRHAHPTQGLLDMYTIRHYKQEFTNLVVAIVGDILHSRVARSDIHALTTLGAAEVRAVGPQTLLPTAIEKMGVRVCHDLRSAIRDCDVVIMLRLQNERMNGALLPSAREYFHCYGLTPAVLALARPDAIVMHPGPMNRGVEIDSDVADGRQAVILPQVTFGIAVRMAVMGILAGN, from the coding sequence ATGCGTAATCCCCAACTCAACGCCAACGGCGCGCTGACCCACCTGCTGTCGATCGAGGGCCTGCCGCGCGAGGTGATCACGCACATTCTCGACACCGCCTCCAGCTTCCTCAAGGTGTCGCATCGCGAAGTCAAGAAGGTCCCCCTGTTGCGTGGAAAGAGCGTCTTCAACGTCTTCTTCGAGAACTCGACGCGCACACGCACCACCTTCGAGATCGCTGCCAAGCGCCTTTCGGCAGATGTCATCAATCTCGACGTCACCCGCTCATCGACCGCAAAAGGCGAAACCCTCCTCGACACGGTCGACAACCTGGTCGCCATGCACGCCGACATGTTCGTCGTCCGGCATGCGGCGAGCGGCGCCCCGCACCTCATCGCCGACCACCTGCGCCGCCTCGGGCGCGAGGACGTACACGTCGTCAACGCCGGCGACGGGCGCCACGCCCATCCGACGCAAGGCCTTCTCGACATGTACACCATCCGTCACTACAAGCAGGAGTTCACCAACCTCGTGGTGGCGATCGTCGGCGACATCCTGCACTCACGCGTGGCCCGCTCGGACATTCACGCCCTGACCACGCTCGGTGCTGCCGAGGTGCGCGCGGTCGGCCCGCAGACGCTGCTGCCGACCGCTATCGAGAAGATGGGGGTGCGCGTCTGTCACGACCTGCGCAGCGCCATCCGCGATTGCGATGTGGTGATCATGCTCCGCCTGCAGAACGAACGGATGAACGGTGCCCTGCTGCCGTCGGCGCGCGAATACTTCCACTGCTACGGGCTGACACCGGCGGTCCTGGCGCTCGCGCGCCCGGATGCCATCGTGATGCATCCGGGACCGATGAATCGCGGCGTCGAGATCGACTCCGACGTCGCCGACGGACGACAGGCAGTGATCCTGCCACAGGTGACTTTCGGCATCGCCGTGCGCATGGCCGTGATGGGCATTCTGGCGGGGAACTGA
- the pyrR gene encoding bifunctional pyr operon transcriptional regulator/uracil phosphoribosyltransferase PyrR has product MNAEKTSNTVALPDAEALCVQLAELIRPQLQPETVLVGIHSGGAWVAQRLHTLLGLDREIGLIDVSFYRDDYGARGLHPRVQPSSIPFDVEGRRLILVDDVLYTGRTTRAAINELFDYGRPAMIQLAVLADRGRRQLPICADFCPWRVDLDPSSELVLSQDDNGGLQWSLDEHA; this is encoded by the coding sequence ATGAACGCCGAGAAGACAAGCAATACCGTCGCATTACCCGACGCCGAAGCGCTTTGCGTTCAACTCGCCGAGCTGATCCGACCGCAGCTGCAACCGGAAACGGTCCTGGTCGGCATCCACAGCGGCGGCGCCTGGGTTGCCCAGCGCCTGCACACGCTGCTCGGTCTGGATCGCGAAATCGGCCTGATCGACGTCTCCTTCTACCGTGACGATTACGGTGCCCGCGGTCTGCATCCGCGGGTGCAGCCGAGCTCGATCCCGTTCGACGTCGAGGGCCGCAGGCTGATCCTGGTGGACGACGTCCTGTACACCGGCCGCACGACCCGCGCTGCAATCAACGAGTTGTTCGATTATGGCCGCCCGGCAATGATCCAGCTCGCCGTCCTGGCCGATCGTGGTCGCCGCCAGCTCCCCATCTGCGCCGACTTCTGCCCGTGGCGAGTCGATCTCGACCCGTCCTCCGAACTGGTTCTCTCACAGGACGACAACGGAGGGCTGCAGTGGAGCCTCGACGAGCATGCGTAA
- the ruvX gene encoding Holliday junction resolvase RuvX, whose amino-acid sequence MPDTAARRRGTVLAFDFGEKRIGVAVGDWQLQQAHPLTTIDAEASNTRFAAIAALIAEWQPDSLVVGRPLALDGTSHAMTARCTRFANQLRGRFGLAVEHADERLTSADAAARLRAAGHGARQARRHLDALAAQLILQDHFDAATRDRLAC is encoded by the coding sequence ATGCCTGACACGGCTGCACGACGGAGGGGCACGGTCCTCGCGTTCGATTTCGGCGAGAAGCGCATCGGCGTGGCGGTTGGCGACTGGCAGCTGCAGCAGGCGCATCCGCTGACGACGATCGATGCCGAAGCGAGCAACACTCGCTTTGCCGCCATCGCCGCACTGATCGCCGAGTGGCAACCGGACAGTCTCGTCGTCGGCCGCCCGCTCGCGCTCGATGGCACATCGCATGCCATGACCGCGCGCTGCACACGCTTCGCCAACCAGCTCCGCGGCCGCTTCGGCCTCGCCGTCGAGCACGCCGACGAACGGCTGACCTCGGCGGACGCCGCCGCGCGCCTGCGCGCAGCTGGACACGGCGCCCGCCAAGCACGGCGGCACCTCGATGCCCTCGCCGCCCAACTGATCCTGCAGGACCATTTCGACGCCGCGACGCGCGATCGTCTGGCCTGCTGA
- a CDS encoding YqgE/AlgH family protein, which translates to MQSIDLTDHFLIAMPAMVDSYFAKSLVYVAEHNPRGALGLIVNRPIDMSLGSLLERIEVPLQAEGIANLPVFFGGPVQTDRGFVLHRPIGHWQSTLVVNEHVGLTSSRDILQAVALHGQPRDLMVTLGYAGWAAGQIEHELAQNAWLTVPAELRILFELPYEERLPSALELLGVSLTNLVDEAGHA; encoded by the coding sequence ATGCAGAGCATCGATCTGACTGATCATTTTCTCATCGCCATGCCAGCGATGGTGGACTCCTATTTCGCCAAATCGCTCGTTTACGTGGCCGAGCACAACCCGCGAGGCGCCCTCGGGCTGATCGTCAACCGACCAATCGACATGAGCCTCGGCAGCCTGCTCGAGCGGATCGAAGTGCCGCTGCAGGCAGAGGGAATCGCCAACCTGCCGGTGTTCTTCGGTGGCCCGGTACAGACCGACCGCGGTTTCGTACTGCACCGACCGATCGGCCACTGGCAGTCCACGCTGGTGGTCAATGAGCATGTCGGTTTGACCAGTTCACGCGACATCCTGCAGGCAGTCGCCCTGCACGGGCAGCCGCGCGACCTCATGGTAACGCTCGGCTATGCGGGCTGGGCCGCCGGCCAGATCGAGCACGAACTGGCGCAGAATGCATGGCTCACGGTACCCGCCGAGCTGCGCATCCTGTTCGAGCTGCCATACGAGGAGCGACTGCCGTCAGCACTCGAACTGCTCGGCGTCAGCCTGACCAACCTCGTCGACGAAGCGGGACATGCCTGA